CAAGGCAACGGGCATCCGGCCCGTCGCCCCGGCTGCGGCCGGATCCGGCGAAACGCTGGAACGGCGGGCGCCGGGAATCAACCCGGACGACGTCGAAGATACGGGTGCGCTGGCAGCGGCAGCTGAGGCTCGCCGGTCCCGGCGGGCAACGCTGGCAGGTGCGGAAGCGGGCACGCGGGAAGATCCGGACCCGGCCGCGGTGCCGGAAACCCGCCGGGGCCGCCGGGCGGACCGCGGTTGAGCGGCCGGAACGGTACGCGGGGCGGTCCCGGGGACCGCGGCTGAGCCGGCCCCGGGCCGATTCCCGCCGATTTGCCCGCCTTTGCGACAATGGACAGGTGACTGTTACCGCAACCCCTCCCGCCCCCAAGCTGGAACTCCCGCCCCTGAAGCTGGGCAGGATCACGGTGGACACCCCCGTGATCCTGGCTCCCATGGCGGGCATCACCAACTCCGCCTTCCGCCGTCTGTGCCGTGAATACGGCGGCGGCCTGTACGTGGCGGAGATGGTCACCTCCCGCGCCCTCGTGGAACGCACGCCCGAATCGCTGCGGATCATCTCGCACGACGACGACGAAAAAGTCCGCTCCGTCCAGCTCTACGGAGTGGACCCCGTGACGGTGGGCGCCGCTGTCCGGATGCTGGTGGACGAGGACCGGGCCGACCACATCGACCTGAACTTCGGCTGCCCCGTTCCCAAAGTGACCCGGCGCGGCGGCGGTTCGGCGCTGCCCTGGAAGATCGATCTGTTCACCGCAATCGTCCAGACCGCGGTCAAAGAGGCGGCCAAGGGCGGCATCCCGCTCACCATCAAAATGCGCAAGGGCATCGACGATGACCACCTAACGTACCTCGACGCAGGCCGGATTGCCCGCGATGCCGGAGTGGCCGCCGTCGCACTTCACGGCAGGACAGCTGCGCAGTTCTACTCCGGCCAGGCCGACTGGTCTGCGATCGCGCGGCTCCGCGAGGCCCTGCCCGATATTCCGGTCCTGGGCAACGGTGACATCTGGTCCGCCGAGGACGCGGTCCGCATGGTCCGGGAAACCGGAGTGGACGGCGTGGTGGTGGGCCGCGGCTGCCAGGGACGGCCCTGGCTGTTCGGCGACCTGATGGCCGCCTTCGAAGGCAGCGATGTCCGCCACAAGCCTGACCTCCGCAAAGTGGCCGAGAGCGTCTACCGGCACGCCGAGCTGATGGTGGAAACCTTCGGCGATGAGGGCAAAGCGCTGCGTGAAATCCGCAAGCACATCGCCTGGTACTTCAAGGGCTACGTGGTGGGCAGCGAACTCCGCACCAAGCTGGCGCTCGTGACCAGCCTGGAGGTCCTCCGGGAGACCCTTAATCAGCTGGACCTGGATTCGCCGTACCCGGGCGTGGACGCCGAAGGCCCCCGCGGCCGGGCCGGCTCGCCCAAGAAGCCGGCGCTCCCCAAGGATTGGCTGGAATCCCGCGCCCTGAACGACGCGCAGTCCCAGGACATTTCCGCCGCCGAGCTGGATGTCTCCGGTGGCTGAAACCCGCACCACGGCACCTGTCCTGCCTGGCTATGAGGCCCAGGACTCCGCCCGCTGGGTGGAGGAGCCACCCAAAAGCACCTACCGGTCCGACTTTGAGCGTGACCGTGCCCGCGTGCTGCACTCCTCGGCGCTCCGCAGACTGGGCGCCAAAACCCAGGTGGTGGCCCCGGACACCGACGACTTCGTCCGCACCCGCCTGACCCACAGCCTGGAAGTGGCCCAGGTGGGCCGCGAACTCGGCCGCGCCCTGGGCTGCGATCCGGACGTGGTGGACACGGCCTGCCTGAGCCACGACCTGGGGCATCCGCCGTTCGGCCACAATGGCGAGTCAGCCCTCAACGAGGTGGCACACGCGATCGGCGGTTTCGAAGGGAACGCCCAGACCCTGCGCCTGCTCACACGCCTCGAGCCCAAGGTGCTGGCCACCGACGGGCGGCCCGCCGGACTGAACCTGACGCGCGCCAGCCTGGACGCGGCGTCGAAATACCCCTGGTCGGCGCTTGAAGCCCCGGTGATACACGGGCAGCGCACCAGCAAGTTCGGCGCATACGAGGATGACCTCCCTATCTTCAACTGGATCCGCGAGGGTGCCCCCGAACGGCGGACCTGCCTGGAAGCCCAGGTCATGGACCTGGCCGACGACATCTCCTACTCCGTGCACGACGTTGAGGACGCCATTGTGGCCGGCCACTTCCAGCTGCGCTGGATGGACAACCCGGACCACCGCGCCCGGGTGGTGGGCTACGCCAGGCAGTGGTACCTCCCGCACAACGATCCAGCCGCCATCGACGCTGCCCTCGGCCGGCTCGAAGCCACCGACGTGTGGGTCCGGGAAGCCGACGGCAGCCGCAAATCCATGGCCGCCCTGAAGAACATGACCAGCCAGCTGATCGGCCGGTTCTGCCAGCGCGCCCTGGAAACCACGCGCGCCCTCTACGGCCCGGAAAACCTCACACGGTACAACGCCGAGCTGGTGGTCCCGGACGAGACCGTGATGGAGATCGCGGTGATGAAGGGGCTGGCCACCACCTTTGTGATGACCACCGAACACCGCCAGCCCATCTACGAACGCCAGCGCGAAGTCCTGCACGCCCTGGTGACCGCCCTCAATTCCACCGGGGACCGCCACCTGGAGCCGATGTTCGCTGCCGACTGGCGGGACGCGGCGGACGACGCCGCCCGTCTCAGGGTTGTCATTGACCAGGTGGCGTCGCTCACGGACGGTTCGGCGCTGGCCATGTACGAGCGCCTTGTGGGAAGCCTGCCGTCCCTCTGGTAAGCAGGATCTACAGCCAGTCCTAAGCAAATACACAGGAACCGCGAGGAGGATGGAAGCAACGGCGGATTCACTAAGCCGTTTGTAGGAGACGGGAGAAAGTCATGAGCACCCGTAACAGGGGCAAGCGACTGGCCGGCGGGATCACCGCGGCCGTGGCCGTGGGCAGTCTCGCAACGGCCGGTGTCGCCGCAGCAGCCATCTATTCCTCCACACCGTCAGTCGTGGCCAGGTCCGGGTCCGCCCCCGCCACAACGCCCGGGGCTCCGACCGCGCCGGGCAACTCCTCCCCGTCGGGCCCGCGTTCCTCGTCCGGCGGCTACTCCGGCAGCCAGGACGATGACGGCAGCCAAAGCAACAGTCTCCGACGCCCCCGGGGTTTCAGTGGAACCAGCCCGGTCCAACCTGGCAACGGCGGTGTCACTCACGGGCAATCGTCCGGGTCCTGACGTGACGGCCCGGTCCAGCTGGTCGGTATGGGGTCTGGATGCTTGGCTTACCGTAACCGGCGAAGGCATGCTGGCGGAGGCGGAAGCCATTGTCCGTGCCGTAGTGGCGGACGTGGACAAGGCCTGCAGCCGGTTCCGACGTGATTCCGAGCTGATGACGCTTGGTCCCGATGCGGCCGGCGGCGTGAAAATCACCGCAACGTTCCGGTACCTGATGGAACAGGCGCTCGCGGCAGCCCACCTGACAGCGGGCGACGTCGACCCGACCCTCGGTGCCGACCTGGACGCCCTCGGGTATCGGCAG
The window above is part of the Pseudarthrobacter sp. IC2-21 genome. Proteins encoded here:
- the dusB gene encoding tRNA dihydrouridine synthase DusB; the protein is MTVTATPPAPKLELPPLKLGRITVDTPVILAPMAGITNSAFRRLCREYGGGLYVAEMVTSRALVERTPESLRIISHDDDEKVRSVQLYGVDPVTVGAAVRMLVDEDRADHIDLNFGCPVPKVTRRGGGSALPWKIDLFTAIVQTAVKEAAKGGIPLTIKMRKGIDDDHLTYLDAGRIARDAGVAAVALHGRTAAQFYSGQADWSAIARLREALPDIPVLGNGDIWSAEDAVRMVRETGVDGVVVGRGCQGRPWLFGDLMAAFEGSDVRHKPDLRKVAESVYRHAELMVETFGDEGKALREIRKHIAWYFKGYVVGSELRTKLALVTSLEVLRETLNQLDLDSPYPGVDAEGPRGRAGSPKKPALPKDWLESRALNDAQSQDISAAELDVSGG
- a CDS encoding deoxyguanosinetriphosphate triphosphohydrolase; protein product: MSPVAETRTTAPVLPGYEAQDSARWVEEPPKSTYRSDFERDRARVLHSSALRRLGAKTQVVAPDTDDFVRTRLTHSLEVAQVGRELGRALGCDPDVVDTACLSHDLGHPPFGHNGESALNEVAHAIGGFEGNAQTLRLLTRLEPKVLATDGRPAGLNLTRASLDAASKYPWSALEAPVIHGQRTSKFGAYEDDLPIFNWIREGAPERRTCLEAQVMDLADDISYSVHDVEDAIVAGHFQLRWMDNPDHRARVVGYARQWYLPHNDPAAIDAALGRLEATDVWVREADGSRKSMAALKNMTSQLIGRFCQRALETTRALYGPENLTRYNAELVVPDETVMEIAVMKGLATTFVMTTEHRQPIYERQREVLHALVTALNSTGDRHLEPMFAADWRDAADDAARLRVVIDQVASLTDGSALAMYERLVGSLPSLW